A stretch of DNA from Cannabis sativa cultivar Pink pepper isolate KNU-18-1 chromosome X, ASM2916894v1, whole genome shotgun sequence:
ataaaatttcatgcctctagcatgatcattataacaaaaataatgagaatgAGGCTTGAAGTTTTTaagagaaataccagagggcctctttcttttctgaGGAAGAATATGACTTGGAGAGACAATGGGtctttttcctttgtccttctttggaatTGTAGCAGGGACAACAACAGGTTCTGCACTGACAGGTTCAGCTTCAGGTTCTTCACTTTCAGACCCAGAATCATCAGCAGAGGGTAGTTGTTTGGGCACAAActcttcacttgaatcggatAAGCCCTCTGATTCGGGATCCTCCTCAATTCCTTCTTCAGGTTAATAATTTGAAGATGAGACGAAAGGGGGATTTTCTTTGAGACTTTTggcctttgaagatgaagacaCCACCGTTTTCCCTTTGGAGACATTTTTGGGCAGAACCACTTCGGGTTTTTAAGGAGTGGATACCTTGGACCTTGTTTGAGAACTCACCGTGGGAAAAGTAGCCATTGCTTTCTCGACATTTggagcaccattcgaagaagaAGACTTCGAAAGAGAgtgatcggatgaatgggattcatcatgatcaccaaACCCAGTAGTTGGAGAAGCAATCGGAGATGCAATGACTGGAGGAGAAGCGAGGTTGTAAGTCGATTTTTGAGCTTGGGTCTTCGAATTTCTGGCAGTTTTCATCAGAGCAGATGACGAACCAGGAACTCCAATCACTGGAGTAGGCAGCGCAGGTGGGGAGATCGGAGATGCAGAAGCAGAGCCACGAGAGGGCCTCTTGGACGGTTGAGAATTTTTTGTTTTcgccatttttctttgaaaccctagaaaACAAGCACACTCTCAAACTTAAAGAGGGTTagacttttgaaaaaaaaattgagagaagTGTTAATAGTGGTGATCGTGGGTAAGTTGGAAGTTGAACATATATATCATTTCTAATTAATTACCAAATAATCAGAAAAGAATGAAAAAGGAaagtaacttccttaccttAGACACTACGTGAGGagagaaaaaaggaaaccaaaaagattttttaaaaaattggtcTAGGTTAccttaaatggaaaaaggaaaccaaaaaaattttttaaaaaattggtcGAGGTTACCTTAATTGGAAAAAGGAAACAACATATACGCACAAAATCTATGAATTAAAAAACCCAACCAAATCCGAAATTGCCACCAGAAAAGgaaacaacaaaataattaattaattaaaaacaagttTCCTAAAACACCACACAAAATAAGACCGAATCTCTaacaaaaataaaggaaacacaataaaaattgcaattaaaacatgtttccataaaagaaaaaataaaagaaaaaagatagccaaaaaattgaaaaaatatgcccccctttttctttaatttttttcaaaatatgccCCCATATTAATTTACAGAGAACGAACAAGACAACACATAATGACACATAAAGCACCAATCAATACTTAAGAGCAAAAATAGTGCCTAAGAaaataatgaaacataacaagaaaataatatgaatttttaGGAAAGCTCAATTGACAAAATCGGTcacaaaatttttatttagatttttttttattatttttttttaaata
This window harbors:
- the LOC115722700 gene encoding uncharacterized protein LOC115722700 encodes the protein MAKTKNSQPSKRPSRGSASASPISPPALPTPVIGVPGSSSALMKTARNSKTQAQKSTYNLASPPVIASPIASPTTGFGDHDESHSSDHSLSKSSSSNGAPNVEKAMATFPTVSSQTRSKDPESEGLSDSSEEFVPKQLPSADDSGSESEEPEAEPVSAEPVVVPATIPKKDKGKRPIVSPSHILPQKRKRPSEELILENESIEMPSVRTTFKVPEKHPQGKSAKKKARSASPVITDEPTAAFASTSAPTEMAEFNLPFSQLYSTTTELHEAPLMSFL